Sequence from the Longimicrobium sp. genome:
CGCCGCCGTCGTGGCTGCCCTCGTCGTCGCCCTGCTCGGGGGCGCCATCTACGACCGCACCCGCGACGCCCAGGCCGCCCCCGGCACCCCGGAAAAGGGGTCGAAGCCGCTGGTGCAGACCTCCGCGTCCACCTCGTTCGACAGCGACGTCGCCATTCCCGTGCAGGGAAGGGCGGCCAGGCGCGGCGAGCTGGTGATGGCGGTCAGCGCGGCGGGGCAGGCCGAGGCGTGGCAGAAGGCGGTGCTGGTGGCGCAGGTGAACGGCCGCATCGCCACGCTGGGCGTGCGCGAGGGCGACGGCGTGCGCTCCGGGCAGGGCGTGGTGGGGCTGGACGGCGCCGAGTACGCGCTGGCGGTGGAAGAGGCCGAGGCGGCGCTGCGCGAGGCGCAGAGCAAGTACCGCGAGGCCACGCTGTTCGACGAGCAGATCACCGACGCTTCCGTCCGGGCCGACCGCCAGGCCGCGGCGCGCGCGCGCAGCGGGCTCGATGCGGCCGACGTGCGTCTGCGGCGCGCGCGGCTGGACCTGGCGCGCACCCGGCTGGGCGCCCCCTTCGCCGGCCGCGTCGCCTCGCTGAAGGTGGTTCCCGGCCAGTGGGTGCGGCAGGGCGACGAGCTGATGACGGTCGTGTCGCTGGACCCCATCCGGGTAGAGGTGCAGGTGCTGGAAAGCGAGATCGCGCACCTGACCGCGGGCCGCACCGCCACCGTCAGCTTCGCCGCGTTTCCCGACGAGCGCTTCACCGGCCGCGTGCAGACCATCAACCCCATCGTGGAGAGCGGCACCCGCACCGCGC
This genomic interval carries:
- a CDS encoding efflux RND transporter periplasmic adaptor subunit, with protein sequence MMPARRTAAAVVAALVVALLGGAIYDRTRDAQAAPGTPEKGSKPLVQTSASTSFDSDVAIPVQGRAARRGELVMAVSAAGQAEAWQKAVLVAQVNGRIATLGVREGDGVRSGQGVVGLDGAEYALAVEEAEAALREAQSKYREATLFDEQITDASVRADRQAAARARSGLDAADVRLRRARLDLARTRLGAPFAGRVASLKVVPGQWVRQGDELMTVVSLDPIRVEVQVLESEIAHLTAGRTATVSFAAFPDERFTGRVQTINPIVESGTRTARVTVLVPNPGGRILPGMYARVSLEARRYADRVMVPRSAILERDRRTMLFVYEGSGSEGLAKWRYVTTGLQNDAFVEIVSNPDTDSVAPGETVLTEGHYTLIHDARVRLVDDAKAEGGRP